Proteins co-encoded in one Deinococcus aerius genomic window:
- a CDS encoding response regulator transcription factor → MRLLLVEDDPRIALPTARALADAGHEVKVEPDGVRGLTQARSGGYDALLLDVMLPGLDGFELARTLRAEGAEVPIVFLTARGALHDRVDGLDLGGDAYLVKPFELPELLATLRAVVRRGEGVRSARVAFGGGTGLLDARHRQVWWQGQVVGFTAREYALLEVLVLSQGRWFTREELVTRVWGPDFGGEARVVDVYVSYLRRKLAADVLVSSRGLGYRVP, encoded by the coding sequence GTGCGGCTCCTGCTGGTGGAGGACGACCCGCGCATCGCGCTCCCGACCGCGCGGGCGCTGGCGGACGCGGGCCATGAGGTCAAGGTGGAGCCGGACGGCGTGCGCGGGCTGACCCAGGCGCGCTCGGGGGGCTACGACGCCCTGCTGCTCGACGTGATGCTCCCGGGCCTCGACGGATTCGAGCTGGCCCGCACCCTGCGCGCGGAGGGTGCCGAGGTGCCCATCGTGTTCCTCACCGCCCGGGGGGCCCTGCACGACCGGGTGGATGGCCTGGACCTCGGGGGGGACGCCTACCTCGTCAAGCCCTTCGAGCTGCCCGAACTGCTCGCCACCCTGCGCGCGGTCGTGCGGCGCGGCGAGGGGGTCCGCAGCGCGCGGGTGGCCTTTGGCGGCGGGACCGGGCTGCTGGACGCCCGACACCGCCAGGTGTGGTGGCAGGGGCAGGTCGTGGGGTTCACGGCGCGCGAGTACGCTCTGCTGGAGGTGCTGGTGCTGTCACAGGGGCGCTGGTTCACCCGCGAGGAGCTGGTCACGCGGGTCTGGGGTCCGGACTTCGGGGGCGAGGCGCGGGTGGTGGACGTGTACGTGAGCTACCTGCGGCGCAAGCTGGCGGCCGACGTGCTCGTGAGTTCGCGCGGGCTGGGGTACCGAGTGCCATGA
- a CDS encoding toll/interleukin-1 receptor domain-containing protein, translating into MARRTPPDRPLIFISHFSAEQEIALKLQELLDRAFLGQVNIFVSSDDRSIRMGADFNGTIQDALRATRYGLLILSPAALRRPWVNIEFGALWVQNKPVTPICHSGLSPAQLPPPYVNHNGLSATDVRALNKLVANLAQEVEMRAPTVDWQPFLDVVQAAEQAARHRDLDTVAGAVATLTRACGQPEFPQQLRAGGHQYTLGDHEQGAHAALAVLRDHGLVEQRFQHRSQGPAGPGKTYELSGTAAYGELWLDPAFPSLLGQALGRPVPTLLEVSSGDAGQVREDHHLERVRPGAPAATAQRPDEPEELRLLEAAVRDAWEALSHYRSDPPVNTAPLRRQGQTLRERLHAAEEARPGFTAAIGGSAGREQMWSDLAQMTAVQPAVERLGELVEDLRARLRLPLN; encoded by the coding sequence ATGGCCCGCCGGACGCCCCCAGATCGCCCGCTGATTTTTATCTCGCATTTCAGCGCCGAACAGGAGATCGCGCTCAAGCTCCAGGAGCTGCTCGACCGGGCCTTTCTCGGCCAGGTGAACATCTTCGTGTCGTCGGACGACCGCAGCATCCGGATGGGGGCAGACTTCAACGGCACCATTCAGGACGCCCTGAGGGCCACCCGGTACGGCCTGCTGATCCTGAGCCCCGCCGCCCTGCGGCGGCCCTGGGTGAACATCGAGTTCGGCGCGCTGTGGGTGCAGAACAAGCCGGTCACCCCCATCTGCCACTCCGGCCTGAGTCCGGCCCAGCTTCCCCCACCGTACGTGAACCACAACGGCCTGAGCGCGACGGACGTCCGGGCCCTGAACAAGCTGGTGGCCAACCTCGCCCAGGAGGTGGAGATGCGGGCGCCGACCGTGGACTGGCAGCCCTTCCTCGACGTGGTCCAGGCCGCCGAGCAGGCCGCGAGGCACCGGGACCTGGACACGGTCGCGGGCGCGGTCGCCACGCTCACCCGGGCCTGCGGTCAACCGGAGTTCCCGCAGCAGTTGCGGGCAGGGGGGCACCAGTACACCCTGGGCGACCATGAACAGGGTGCCCACGCCGCCCTGGCCGTGCTGAGGGACCACGGGCTGGTCGAGCAGCGGTTTCAACACCGGAGCCAGGGGCCGGCGGGGCCAGGGAAAACGTACGAGCTGTCGGGGACGGCCGCCTATGGCGAGCTGTGGCTTGATCCGGCGTTTCCCAGCCTGCTCGGCCAGGCGCTGGGACGTCCGGTCCCCACGCTCCTCGAGGTCAGCTCCGGCGACGCCGGCCAGGTGCGGGAAGACCATCACCTCGAGAGGGTCCGACCGGGCGCGCCTGCGGCAACGGCCCAACGCCCGGACGAGCCCGAGGAACTCCGGCTTCTGGAGGCGGCCGTCCGGGACGCCTGGGAAGCGCTCAGCCACTACCGCTCGGACCCGCCGGTCAACACGGCGCCGCTCCGGCGGCAGGGCCAGACCCTGCGGGAACGGCTGCACGCCGCCGAGGAGGCCCGTCCCGGGTTCACGGCGGCCATCGGCGGCAGCGCCGGGCGCGAGCAGATGTGGAGTGACCTCGCGCAGATGACCGCCGTTCAACCCGCGGTCGAACGGCTCGGCGAGTTGGTCGAGGACCTGCGCGCCCGGCTCCGGCTCCCGCTGAACTAG
- a CDS encoding Dps family protein gives MKHLILLAALLLPSALAGGAGAQSAGAGVPSTNVNEPAPTTGQPTAQNTGTASPLPYNRATTLPAAGTEDLKKSVQALQNTLTELQALQLQTKQAHWNVSGTLWYTLHELLQEHYEGLSKYADDVAERQLSVGASSDGRAITIVAASRLPEIPGGFLDDAQVIQFFTYQYETVGQRIHQRINDVEKVDPTTANLLQEVEHGIEKYQWQMRAFLQNTPRDPNSGFDLNNGKPVPLRGK, from the coding sequence ATGAAACACCTGATCCTCCTTGCCGCCCTCCTCCTTCCCTCGGCCCTCGCGGGCGGGGCGGGCGCCCAGAGCGCGGGCGCGGGCGTGCCCTCCACCAACGTGAACGAGCCCGCCCCCACCACCGGCCAGCCCACCGCCCAGAACACCGGCACGGCCTCGCCCCTGCCCTACAACCGCGCCACGACCCTGCCCGCCGCCGGCACCGAGGACCTGAAAAAGAGCGTGCAGGCCCTGCAAAACACTCTGACCGAGCTCCAGGCGCTGCAACTCCAGACCAAACAGGCGCACTGGAACGTCTCGGGCACCCTCTGGTACACCCTGCACGAGCTGCTTCAGGAGCACTACGAGGGGCTGAGCAAGTACGCCGACGACGTGGCCGAGCGCCAGCTCTCGGTGGGGGCGTCCAGCGACGGGCGGGCGATCACCATCGTCGCGGCCTCGCGCCTGCCCGAGATTCCGGGTGGCTTCCTCGACGACGCCCAGGTCATCCAGTTCTTCACCTACCAGTACGAGACGGTGGGGCAGCGGATTCACCAGCGCATCAATGATGTGGAGAAGGTGGACCCGACGACGGCGAACCTGTTGCAAGAGGTGGAGCACGGGATCGAGAAATACCAGTGGCAGATGCGGGCCTTCCTCCAGAACACGCCGCGTGACCCCAACTCGGGCTTCGACCTCAACAACGGCAAGCCCGTGCCCCTGCGTGGGAAATAG
- a CDS encoding sensor histidine kinase has protein sequence MSIRIRIALGVALQTAVVVLVVAAVQFLALRSFLAVAEYERLEMLIPRLEQELAARPQSGAAPPLEITTLPRNVDVRVLQGGQVVAVTENFPPIPADLPPGYAPRAGHDVLIATVTLRGGAATAQLASDVLGVVNPLRAYLRALAVTVPTAAALVALLSFLLAGRLLRPVARLQEAAARLGQQGDLRSPLPGAGRNDELGRLAGTLQTSFAQLADVREREEEFTRAAAHDLRSPLAALKMRLQGSLAGPRSEAELREDMAEALADVERMRRLTEHLLLLARGVQAVQLLPVDLARVAGEAVDRAREAAPDVRLDFETRGDATVIGDEALLTHLVENLIGNGLRYGQGADMRVSVGGEADHVRLTVQDAGPGVPAAALPHLAEPFYQVNTARGGEGNGLGLAIVQRVAQTHGATLRFENGEPGGLRVAVDFPRTGTDQPEWPARDFLLPHNRNHSQ, from the coding sequence ATGAGCATCCGCATCCGGATCGCCCTGGGCGTCGCCCTCCAGACCGCCGTGGTGGTCTTGGTGGTCGCGGCGGTGCAGTTCCTCGCCCTGCGCTCCTTTCTCGCCGTGGCGGAGTACGAGCGCCTGGAAATGCTGATCCCGCGCCTGGAGCAGGAGCTGGCGGCGCGGCCCCAGTCCGGGGCGGCCCCGCCGCTCGAGATCACGACGCTCCCGCGCAACGTGGACGTGCGGGTCCTGCAGGGCGGGCAGGTGGTGGCGGTCACGGAAAACTTCCCGCCCATTCCGGCCGACCTGCCGCCCGGCTACGCGCCCCGCGCGGGGCACGACGTGCTCATCGCCACGGTGACCCTGCGCGGAGGGGCGGCCACGGCCCAACTGGCCAGCGACGTACTGGGGGTCGTCAACCCGCTGCGCGCCTACCTGCGGGCGCTGGCGGTCACCGTGCCGACCGCGGCGGCGCTGGTGGCCCTGCTGAGCTTCCTCCTGGCGGGACGGCTGCTGCGCCCGGTGGCCCGCTTGCAGGAGGCGGCCGCGCGGCTGGGGCAGCAGGGGGACCTGCGCTCTCCCCTGCCCGGGGCGGGGCGCAACGACGAACTCGGGCGGCTGGCCGGGACCCTGCAAACGTCCTTCGCGCAACTCGCGGACGTGCGCGAGCGGGAGGAGGAGTTCACCCGGGCCGCCGCCCACGACCTGCGCTCCCCGCTCGCGGCGCTCAAGATGCGGCTGCAAGGCTCGCTCGCCGGGCCGCGCAGCGAGGCGGAGCTGCGCGAGGACATGGCCGAGGCGCTCGCCGACGTGGAGCGGATGCGCCGGCTCACCGAACACCTGTTGCTGCTCGCCCGGGGCGTGCAGGCGGTGCAACTCCTGCCGGTGGACCTCGCCCGGGTGGCCGGCGAGGCGGTGGACCGGGCGCGCGAGGCGGCGCCCGACGTGCGGCTGGACTTCGAGACCCGGGGCGACGCCACGGTGATCGGCGATGAGGCGCTGCTCACCCACCTCGTCGAGAACCTGATCGGGAACGGCCTGCGGTACGGGCAGGGCGCCGACATGCGGGTGAGCGTGGGCGGTGAGGCGGACCACGTGCGCCTGACGGTGCAGGACGCGGGCCCGGGCGTGCCCGCGGCGGCCCTCCCGCACCTGGCCGAGCCCTTCTATCAGGTGAACACGGCCCGCGGTGGGGAGGGCAACGGGCTCGGGCTCGCCATCGTGCAGCGCGTGGCGCAGACGCACGGGGCCACCCTGCGCTTCGAGAACGGCGAGCCCGGGGGCCTGCGCGTCGCGGTGGACTTTCCCCGGACCGGGACCGACCAACCGGAGTGGCCTGCTCGGGATTTCTTACTTCCGCATAACAGGAATCATTCTCAATAA
- a CDS encoding FtsX-like permease family protein gives MFAHLPAPVDEGLTAQVLAARRPVGHPAQVARMGVLRLKQEAHAVRPGWARDTRRRAWPWPPPWSSWFTACWTCGMTSHERRHGRNTAPWSRGKASMLLGSSNAVGLRLSLVSLLVGGLTALNTVTMGVIERTREFGTLRAIGARPAFLRALVLTESLLLALLGGAAGMLLGLVGAWGVNLYTQNLAGIDAATVTPRLAVLSAGVSLLLGLLAGLRPARAEGRLTVSGALRRP, from the coding sequence GTGTTCGCCCACCTCCCCGCGCCGGTGGACGAGGGGCTGACGGCGCAGGTCCTGGCCGCCCGGCGACCGGTGGGCCATCCCGCCCAGGTCGCCCGGATGGGCGTGCTGCGTCTCAAGCAGGAGGCGCACGCGGTGCGGCCCGGCTGGGCCCGGGATACCCGGCGCAGGGCCTGGCCCTGGCCGCCCCCATGGTCGAGCTGGTTTACGGCCTGCTGGACATGCGGGATGACGAGCCATGAACGCAGGCATGGGAGGAACACGGCACCCTGGAGCAGGGGAAAAGCGTCCATGCTGCTGGGGAGCAGTAACGCCGTGGGCCTGCGCCTCTCCCTCGTCTCGCTGCTGGTGGGCGGGCTGACGGCCCTCAATACCGTGACCATGGGGGTGATCGAGCGCACCCGGGAGTTCGGGACCCTGCGGGCCATCGGGGCGCGTCCCGCCTTCCTGCGGGCCCTGGTGCTGACCGAGAGCCTGCTGCTCGCGCTGCTGGGCGGCGCCGCCGGGATGCTGCTGGGCCTGGTCGGCGCCTGGGGCGTCAATCTCTACACGCAGAACCTGGCCGGGATCGACGCGGCCACCGTCACCCCGCGCCTGGCGGTCCTGAGCGCCGGGGTCTCGCTGCTGCTGGGGCTGCTGGCGGGGCTGCGGCCCGCCCGGGCCGAGGGCCGCCTGACCGTCTCGGGCGCGCTGCGCCGTCCCTGA
- a CDS encoding methyltransferase domain-containing protein: MPVYLHAIASAVPETAYPQSVIRDVIRAQPELGRLGRRLTTSIFNASGIDRRHSVVRDFLGPAGDPPGLFYDPGTGRMLTPGTGARNDFYVPHATELFVRAARTALEAAPHLGATDVTHVVTVSCTGFFAPGPDYALVRALGLPAGAHRFHVGFMGCYAAFPALKMARAFCEADPRAVVLVVCAELCTIHMHSANDPDTLIANSVFADGAAAALVAARPPAAGTPALRLDRFETTLTPPGVGEADMAWTVGDQGYDMVLSTYVPDIIESHIGGALAPLLGGPRGPGDAAHRGVERWAVHPGGRSILDRVQGALALSDEQMRPSREVLRRYGNMSSATVLFILEDLLREAGGGGRGAGVRDGLRPRPDRGVGPDDAAVRARLMHPDLSRRAAHLRERMDDPNCDLPSLERTYAQFGTVNVLVAGWRRVYRRELRPHLPPGRTLTLLDIGCGGGDVARGLARWARRDGRRLRVTAIDADERAVAYATGLAADPDVTFRRALSSDLVREGQGFDFVISNHLLHHLTDAELGALLRDSEALGRVRVVHSDLARHALAYRAFSAGARLFRGSFIREDGLLSIRRSHTARELAALAPPGWQVQPLVPFRLLLTRAGPHA; encoded by the coding sequence ATGCCTGTCTATCTACACGCCATCGCGTCCGCCGTCCCGGAGACCGCCTACCCCCAGTCGGTCATCCGGGACGTGATCCGGGCGCAGCCCGAACTGGGCCGCCTGGGGCGGCGGCTCACGACCTCCATCTTCAACGCCTCGGGCATCGACCGGAGGCACAGCGTCGTGCGGGACTTCCTGGGCCCGGCGGGTGACCCCCCGGGCCTCTTCTACGACCCCGGGACGGGCCGGATGCTCACGCCGGGCACGGGCGCGCGCAACGACTTCTACGTGCCTCACGCCACCGAGCTGTTCGTGCGGGCGGCCCGAACGGCGCTGGAGGCAGCCCCCCACCTGGGCGCGACCGACGTCACTCACGTCGTCACGGTGTCGTGCACGGGCTTTTTCGCCCCGGGACCCGACTACGCCCTCGTGCGGGCGCTGGGGCTGCCCGCGGGCGCGCACCGCTTCCACGTGGGCTTCATGGGCTGCTACGCCGCCTTTCCCGCCCTGAAGATGGCGAGGGCCTTTTGCGAGGCCGACCCGAGGGCGGTGGTCCTGGTGGTCTGCGCGGAGCTGTGCACCATCCACATGCACTCGGCGAACGACCCCGACACATTGATCGCCAACTCGGTCTTCGCGGACGGGGCTGCCGCCGCCCTGGTCGCCGCCCGGCCGCCCGCCGCGGGCACGCCCGCCCTGCGCCTCGACCGCTTCGAGACCACCCTGACGCCCCCCGGCGTGGGCGAGGCCGACATGGCCTGGACGGTGGGCGACCAGGGCTACGACATGGTGCTCAGCACCTATGTCCCCGACATCATCGAGTCGCACATCGGGGGGGCCCTCGCGCCGCTGCTGGGCGGGCCCCGGGGGCCGGGCGACGCCGCGCACCGGGGGGTCGAGCGCTGGGCCGTGCACCCCGGCGGGAGAAGCATCCTCGACCGGGTGCAGGGCGCCCTCGCCCTGAGCGACGAGCAGATGCGCCCCTCGCGCGAGGTATTGCGCCGCTACGGCAACATGAGCAGCGCGACGGTGCTGTTCATCCTGGAGGACCTGCTGCGGGAGGCGGGAGGCGGGGGACGGGGAGCGGGTGTGCGCGATGGCCTTCGGCCCCGGCCTGACCGTGGAGTCGGCCCTGATGACGCGGCTGTGCGGGCTCGACTGATGCACCCTGACCTCTCCCGGCGCGCCGCACACTTGCGCGAGCGGATGGACGACCCGAACTGCGACTTGCCCAGTCTGGAGCGTACCTATGCCCAGTTCGGCACGGTGAATGTCCTCGTGGCGGGCTGGCGGCGGGTATACCGGCGCGAGCTGCGGCCTCATCTGCCCCCGGGCCGGACGCTGACCCTGCTCGATATCGGCTGTGGCGGCGGGGACGTGGCGCGGGGGCTGGCCCGTTGGGCGCGGCGCGACGGTCGGCGGCTCCGGGTGACCGCCATCGACGCCGACGAACGCGCCGTCGCCTACGCCACGGGGCTCGCCGCCGACCCGGACGTGACCTTCCGGCGGGCGCTGAGCAGCGACCTCGTGCGCGAGGGGCAGGGCTTCGACTTCGTGATCTCCAACCACCTGCTGCACCACCTGACGGACGCGGAGCTCGGGGCCCTGCTGCGAGACAGCGAGGCACTGGGCCGGGTGCGGGTGGTCCACAGCGACCTCGCCCGCCACGCCCTCGCGTACCGGGCCTTCAGCGCGGGGGCGCGGCTCTTTCGGGGTTCGTTCATCCGGGAGGACGGGCTGCTCTCGATCCGGCGCAGCCACACGGCGCGGGAACTCGCGGCGCTGGCGCCACCGGGCTGGCAGGTCCAGCCCCTCGTTCCCTTCCGCCTCCTGCTGACCCGGGCGGGACCGCATGCTTGA
- a CDS encoding glycosyltransferase yields MSRILIASQPIHGHVLPLLPIADELVRRGHEVRWYTGRKYAARVRAVGAGFEPFVHARDYDDDFGATFPGRGERTGLRQIRFDIEHVFVGQVGGQLQDLQAVQGAWPADVILAEQTLGAALLLEELAGPPVALLGILPLGIASRDTAPFGLGLGPDPSPLGRWRNRVLGWWAERVILGRASRELEALCRRVGVPPRPVSPPVAPRLMLQPTVPGFEYPRSDLPPHLHFIGAILPPAPENSRLPGWWREVLGPRPVVLVTQGTLATRARDLILPTLQALDGEKVLVVATGARDPGALGEVPRNARVAAFLPFAPLLPHVAVYVTNGGYGGVQQALTHGIPVVVAGTTEDKAEVARRVEYAGVGINLRTGAPTPERVRGAVLALLGEHAVRQRARELGADLRRHDAPREAAALIETLARTGRPVRAPGSQE; encoded by the coding sequence TTGTCCAGAATCCTGATCGCCTCGCAGCCCATCCACGGCCACGTGCTGCCGCTCCTGCCCATCGCGGACGAACTCGTGCGGCGCGGGCACGAGGTCCGCTGGTACACCGGGCGCAAGTACGCGGCGCGGGTGCGGGCGGTCGGTGCCGGGTTCGAGCCCTTCGTCCACGCCCGCGACTACGACGACGACTTCGGGGCGACCTTCCCGGGACGGGGCGAGCGGACGGGCCTGCGGCAGATCCGGTTTGACATCGAGCACGTGTTCGTCGGCCAGGTCGGGGGTCAACTGCAAGATCTCCAGGCGGTGCAGGGGGCCTGGCCCGCCGACGTAATCCTCGCCGAGCAGACCCTGGGCGCCGCCCTGCTGCTGGAGGAACTGGCCGGACCGCCCGTCGCCCTGCTGGGCATCCTGCCGCTGGGGATCGCCAGCCGCGACACGGCCCCCTTCGGTCTGGGGCTGGGACCCGACCCCTCGCCCCTGGGGCGCTGGCGCAACCGGGTCCTGGGCTGGTGGGCGGAACGGGTCATCCTGGGCAGGGCGTCGCGGGAGCTGGAGGCCCTCTGCCGCAGGGTCGGCGTGCCCCCCCGCCCCGTTTCCCCCCCGGTGGCTCCCCGGCTGATGCTGCAACCCACCGTGCCGGGTTTCGAGTACCCCCGCAGCGACCTGCCCCCGCACCTGCATTTCATCGGGGCGATCCTGCCGCCCGCGCCCGAGAACTCGCGTCTGCCCGGCTGGTGGCGCGAGGTGCTCGGCCCGCGCCCGGTGGTGCTGGTCACCCAGGGCACCCTCGCCACCCGGGCGCGCGACCTGATTCTGCCCACCCTCCAGGCGCTGGACGGGGAGAAGGTGCTGGTCGTCGCCACTGGCGCCCGCGACCCGGGCGCGCTGGGTGAGGTGCCCCGCAACGCCCGGGTGGCGGCCTTCCTGCCGTTCGCGCCGCTGCTCCCCCACGTCGCCGTCTACGTCACCAACGGGGGGTACGGCGGCGTCCAGCAGGCCCTGACGCACGGCATTCCCGTCGTCGTGGCGGGCACCACCGAGGACAAGGCCGAGGTCGCCCGCCGGGTGGAGTACGCCGGCGTGGGCATCAACCTGCGCACGGGCGCGCCAACCCCCGAGCGGGTGCGCGGGGCCGTGCTGGCGCTGCTGGGCGAGCACGCGGTTCGCCAGCGCGCCCGCGAACTGGGCGCCGATCTGCGGCGCCACGACGCTCCGCGCGAGGCCGCCGCGCTGATCGAGACCCTGGCGCGCACCGGCCGGCCCGTCCGCGCACCGGGGTCCCAGGAGTGA
- a CDS encoding FAD-dependent oxidoreductase, translated as MLDVLVVGGGPVGLFLGCLLARRELSVAVLERRPARSGHSRAVGIHPPALAAFEEVGLTTPLLAAGVPITGGVVLGRGGVIGELSFRAASPRYPFILSLPQRDTEQVLEERLAHLAPGALRRGVVVVGLRDEGGHVSVACREGEREELLRARLVVGADGTRSTVRGLAGIGFPGAPYPDSYLMGDFPDTTAFGPRAAISLMEDGVVESFPLPGEQRRWVVHTETLRDDVRAQDLAALVRGRTGLHLPAGDCTMLSAFGVRHHLADRMVLGRVHLIGDAAHEISPIGGQGMNLGWLDAAALAPLLGRAVGGAPGARAALLRYERARLRSARLATRQAEFNMAFGRPARGPARRVRDAVLRGLLSPPVQPLLARAFTMRWL; from the coding sequence ATGCTTGACGTGCTGGTCGTGGGGGGTGGACCGGTCGGCCTGTTCCTGGGGTGCCTGCTCGCCCGGCGGGAACTGAGCGTCGCGGTGCTGGAGCGTCGCCCGGCGAGGAGCGGCCACTCGCGTGCCGTCGGCATCCACCCGCCTGCCCTGGCGGCCTTCGAGGAGGTGGGCCTGACCACCCCCCTGCTCGCCGCCGGGGTGCCCATCACGGGCGGGGTCGTGCTCGGACGGGGCGGGGTGATCGGCGAGCTGAGCTTCCGCGCCGCCTCGCCGCGTTACCCCTTTATCCTCTCGCTGCCCCAGCGGGACACCGAGCAGGTGCTGGAGGAGCGGCTGGCCCACCTCGCCCCGGGTGCGCTGCGGCGGGGAGTCGTGGTCGTGGGGCTGCGGGACGAGGGCGGGCACGTCTCGGTCGCCTGCCGGGAGGGGGAGCGCGAGGAACTCCTGCGGGCCCGCCTCGTCGTGGGGGCGGACGGCACCCGCAGCACGGTCCGGGGCCTTGCCGGCATCGGCTTCCCGGGCGCCCCCTACCCGGACAGCTACCTGATGGGGGACTTCCCGGACACGACCGCCTTCGGGCCGCGGGCGGCGATCTCTCTGATGGAGGACGGCGTGGTGGAGTCCTTTCCCCTGCCCGGGGAACAGCGGCGCTGGGTCGTCCACACGGAGACGCTGCGGGACGACGTGCGGGCGCAGGACCTCGCCGCCCTGGTGCGGGGGCGGACGGGGCTGCACCTGCCCGCCGGGGACTGCACCATGCTCAGCGCCTTCGGGGTGCGCCACCACCTGGCCGACCGGATGGTGTTGGGCCGGGTGCATCTGATCGGCGACGCGGCGCACGAGATCAGCCCCATCGGCGGGCAGGGGATGAACCTGGGCTGGCTGGACGCCGCCGCGCTCGCGCCGCTGCTGGGGAGGGCCGTGGGGGGCGCTCCCGGAGCCCGCGCCGCCCTCCTGCGCTACGAGCGGGCCCGCCTGCGCTCGGCCCGGCTCGCCACCCGGCAGGCCGAGTTCAACATGGCCTTCGGCCGCCCGGCCCGGGGCCCGGCACGGCGGGTGCGGGACGCGGTGCTGCGCGGCCTCCTCTCGCCCCCCGTTCAACCCCTGCTGGCCCGCGCCTTCACCATGCGCTGGCTGTGA
- a CDS encoding VIT family protein, with amino-acid sequence MSQASPHDQTFVLQKIQPALLGLMDGSVSTLAPIFAAAGLTGRPIDAFFVGLAASVGAGISMGLAEALSDDGVVSGRGTPLARGAITGVATILGGMLHTLPFLLPDLRVALSLAYAVVLVELLVIAYIRWHYMRSPLAQTVVQVIVGGGVVFGVGVWLGTLGARP; translated from the coding sequence ATGTCACAGGCTTCTCCCCACGACCAGACGTTCGTTCTCCAAAAAATTCAACCTGCCCTGCTCGGCCTGATGGACGGTTCGGTCAGCACCCTGGCTCCGATCTTCGCCGCCGCTGGCCTGACGGGGCGACCCATCGACGCCTTCTTCGTGGGCCTGGCCGCCTCGGTGGGGGCGGGCATCAGCATGGGGCTGGCCGAGGCGCTCAGCGATGACGGCGTCGTCTCGGGGCGCGGCACCCCCCTCGCGCGCGGCGCGATCACCGGGGTCGCCACCATCCTCGGCGGGATGCTGCACACCCTGCCCTTCCTGCTGCCCGACCTGCGCGTCGCCCTCAGCCTCGCCTACGCCGTCGTGCTGGTCGAACTGCTGGTCATCGCCTATATCCGCTGGCACTACATGCGCTCGCCGCTCGCCCAGACCGTCGTGCAGGTGATCGTGGGCGGTGGGGTCGTGTTCGGCGTCGGGGTGTGGCTGGGCACCCTCGGCGCCCGCCCCTGA